The following are encoded together in the Acidicapsa ligni genome:
- a CDS encoding energy transducer TonB, translating to MKTHCILALLAICAINLEAQSSTGTISSAMVAQPPWTTVYTVRPGVVAPNLLQPDFSGLVVTKCSDSIKANIKLSLIVDENGHPRNVMFVDPSQTELDRVAIFIAETDRFNPGTRDGAPVAVRENLQVSAHGCYIDLINAAGKKTRALRLLSEPTQKFYSGEQQSREQLSEQALLAPEDGPLKNPGGNTPHWKKVGGEVKPPKLFRSVEPELSQDALTNKVSGVCEFSLIVDRHGLPTNITLLQSIGYGLDENATEAISKYRFKPAMKNGEPVAVQIKVEISFKSPH from the coding sequence GTGAAGACGCATTGCATCCTTGCATTGTTGGCCATCTGTGCAATCAATCTTGAAGCTCAATCAAGCACCGGTACGATCTCTTCTGCAATGGTTGCTCAACCACCCTGGACCACGGTTTATACCGTTCGTCCAGGAGTAGTCGCACCGAACCTGCTCCAACCTGATTTCTCTGGGCTCGTCGTGACGAAATGCTCCGATAGCATCAAGGCAAATATCAAGTTGTCACTCATTGTGGATGAGAATGGCCATCCTAGAAATGTTATGTTCGTGGATCCGTCTCAAACGGAACTGGATAGAGTGGCGATCTTCATTGCCGAAACGGACCGATTTAACCCTGGCACTCGTGATGGAGCTCCAGTTGCTGTTCGGGAAAATCTGCAAGTAAGCGCCCACGGCTGTTACATAGACCTAATCAATGCTGCCGGCAAGAAGACCCGAGCTTTGCGCCTTCTATCTGAGCCAACTCAAAAATTCTATTCAGGCGAACAGCAATCTCGCGAACAGCTATCCGAACAAGCTTTACTTGCACCGGAAGACGGTCCACTGAAAAATCCTGGAGGCAATACCCCGCATTGGAAAAAAGTTGGGGGTGAAGTTAAACCGCCGAAGCTTTTTAGAAGCGTCGAACCAGAGCTCTCTCAGGATGCGTTGACGAACAAGGTTTCTGGGGTTTGCGAGTTTTCATTGATTGTAGACAGGCACGGATTACCTACAAATATCACCCTTTTGCAGTCGATAGGCTATGGTCTTGACGAGAACGCCACAGAAGCTATTTCCAAATATCGCTTTAAGCCCGCAATGAAAAATGGCGAACCTGTTGCAGTACAGATAAAAGTAGAGATCAGCTTCAAGTCACCCCATTGA
- a CDS encoding PD-(D/E)XK nuclease family protein: MIQQETVRSARVDEWLANGGVVLTATDRAARSVAAAHHSAQRDAGRMAWTTPAIAAWDSWVRERWTERNRDGLLLLNALQEQRLWTKVVRGSRAGAHLLHPDQLAKAAQQAYKLLCDYAPEALTSRERLGWPGDAAIFSEWITEFESRCRREALISASRLVSELAAQLLATQLENEDNSGQVRAPLLLIGFDRVLDSQKKLLHAWAGGAPSWQLLEAGDAARESVFFAARDSATELTACVSWIRRRLEADPNVRLTIVTTNLQQRRGEIERALLEANGSEIGFEFSLGVPLGQMGVARAALLLLQWLDGALTETELDWLIASGHTAANAKEEIALAETMRQLRRKGLERTEWSLEAFANPQGLASSATGYEAEQAESDAGNSRSFRRTIAPPEAWTARLLAAKQMLRKQPERQSPLAWADAVSQLLEAAGWPGFRPLSSTTFQARQRWDSVMENCASLGFEAVAPGDSGMEWDEFIGIVATAVGGTIFAAESRDAAVQISEPLESAGQLSDGIWFLGADEESWPGRGAPHPLLPIRLQREAGMPHSTPQADWSLAQEATTRLLASANEVIFSYCEQSDESEARPSRLILRHVGAPVAMPSGLAQSSPARQPLTEVYEDASRIAFPLAAMAGGSATLTRQSLCPFQAFSVARLGAEQWQPAEAGLNAKQRGQLLHAVLHRIWSKDEGGLASLQELLELPDLQAFVRSIVNWVMERKLPANLRETLPKRFLLLEARRLTGLVTEWLGYEQQRLPFQIEGTEIKSDITVAGLTLSLRLDRVDVLGDGSKLVIDYKTGSVGPSVWAGERPKDVQLPLYASLAMHEEHTGQTLQGLVFARVRPGDTKFYGRARDAANTLRADLSKASILMRNPLTDEQLEEWRRLIHQLGEDFLHGRADVDPRDGDETCKNCELYTICRIQENVSLRELIAEEEASEADSANAQGGGYGE; the protein is encoded by the coding sequence ATGATCCAGCAGGAAACAGTACGAAGCGCGCGCGTCGATGAGTGGCTGGCGAATGGCGGCGTGGTGCTTACGGCCACAGATCGCGCTGCGCGGTCGGTGGCGGCGGCTCATCACTCTGCGCAACGAGACGCGGGGCGCATGGCGTGGACAACACCGGCGATTGCTGCCTGGGATAGCTGGGTTCGTGAGCGCTGGACGGAGCGAAACCGGGACGGCCTGCTGCTGTTGAATGCTTTGCAGGAGCAGAGGCTGTGGACGAAGGTTGTTCGCGGCAGCCGGGCGGGTGCTCATTTGCTGCATCCGGACCAGTTGGCCAAGGCGGCGCAGCAGGCATACAAGCTGCTCTGCGATTATGCACCGGAAGCGCTGACATCGAGAGAGCGGCTTGGCTGGCCGGGCGATGCGGCCATCTTCAGCGAGTGGATTACAGAGTTCGAATCGCGTTGCCGTCGCGAGGCATTGATCAGCGCGAGCCGCCTTGTTTCTGAGCTTGCGGCACAACTACTTGCGACACAACTGGAGAACGAAGATAACAGCGGCCAGGTACGCGCTCCCCTGCTGCTGATCGGCTTCGATCGTGTGCTGGATTCGCAGAAAAAATTGCTGCATGCCTGGGCTGGCGGAGCGCCGTCATGGCAACTGCTTGAGGCAGGAGATGCAGCGAGGGAGAGTGTGTTTTTTGCGGCTCGCGATTCGGCTACGGAGCTAACGGCATGCGTCTCGTGGATTCGCCGCAGGCTCGAAGCTGATCCCAATGTGCGGCTGACGATTGTGACAACGAATTTGCAGCAGAGGCGCGGCGAAATTGAACGGGCCTTGCTGGAAGCTAATGGCAGTGAGATTGGATTTGAGTTTTCGCTCGGTGTCCCACTCGGGCAAATGGGAGTGGCGCGGGCTGCGTTGCTTCTACTGCAATGGCTCGATGGAGCACTGACCGAGACGGAGTTGGATTGGCTTATTGCCAGCGGACACACGGCTGCCAATGCGAAGGAAGAGATCGCGTTGGCGGAGACAATGCGCCAGCTTCGCCGCAAGGGATTGGAGCGCACAGAGTGGTCGCTGGAGGCGTTTGCAAATCCGCAGGGGCTTGCTTCTTCGGCGACGGGTTACGAAGCGGAACAGGCGGAGAGCGATGCGGGAAATTCGCGTTCGTTTCGCAGGACGATTGCTCCTCCAGAGGCGTGGACGGCGCGACTGCTGGCAGCGAAACAGATGCTGAGAAAACAGCCGGAGCGCCAGAGTCCTCTTGCATGGGCGGATGCGGTGAGTCAGTTGCTCGAAGCTGCGGGATGGCCGGGCTTTCGTCCGCTTTCGAGTACGACATTTCAGGCGCGGCAGCGTTGGGATTCCGTGATGGAAAATTGCGCCTCTCTTGGCTTTGAAGCTGTGGCGCCCGGAGATTCCGGCATGGAATGGGATGAGTTTATCGGCATTGTTGCAACAGCGGTTGGAGGAACGATTTTTGCGGCGGAATCAAGAGACGCGGCGGTGCAGATTTCAGAGCCGCTTGAGTCTGCCGGACAGTTGTCGGATGGTATCTGGTTTCTTGGTGCGGATGAAGAGAGCTGGCCTGGACGAGGCGCACCGCATCCCCTGCTGCCAATCCGTCTGCAACGCGAAGCGGGTATGCCGCACTCTACTCCGCAGGCGGACTGGTCACTTGCGCAGGAAGCGACAACGAGGCTGCTGGCAAGCGCGAACGAAGTGATCTTCAGCTACTGCGAACAATCGGACGAATCCGAGGCTCGACCATCGCGATTGATCCTGCGCCATGTCGGCGCACCTGTCGCTATGCCGAGCGGGCTTGCGCAAAGCAGTCCTGCTCGTCAGCCATTGACGGAAGTGTATGAGGATGCGAGCCGGATTGCATTTCCGCTTGCAGCAATGGCGGGTGGCTCTGCGACACTGACGCGGCAATCGCTGTGTCCGTTTCAGGCTTTCTCCGTCGCTCGTCTCGGGGCTGAACAATGGCAGCCTGCCGAAGCAGGGCTCAATGCAAAACAGCGTGGGCAGTTGTTGCACGCTGTGCTCCATCGCATCTGGAGCAAGGACGAGGGCGGACTTGCGTCTCTGCAGGAATTGCTGGAGCTGCCTGATTTGCAGGCGTTTGTGCGCAGCATTGTGAACTGGGTGATGGAACGAAAGCTGCCTGCGAATCTACGCGAGACTCTGCCGAAGCGTTTTCTTCTTCTGGAGGCAAGACGACTGACGGGCCTGGTGACGGAGTGGCTGGGCTATGAGCAGCAGCGACTTCCCTTTCAGATTGAAGGTACGGAAATCAAGAGCGACATCACTGTTGCCGGGCTCACGCTGAGCCTAAGGCTTGATCGCGTCGATGTGCTTGGGGATGGCTCGAAGCTGGTTATCGATTACAAGACTGGCTCGGTCGGTCCATCGGTCTGGGCTGGTGAGCGGCCCAAAGATGTGCAACTGCCGCTGTATGCCAGCCTTGCGATGCACGAGGAGCACACGGGGCAAACATTGCAGGGGCTGGTCTTTGCGCGAGTGCGACCAGGGGATACGAAGTTCTACGGACGTGCACGCGATGCGGCGAATACGCTGCGCGCCGATCTCAGTAAAGCTTCGATACTGATGCGCAATCCGCTCACGGATGAACAGTTGGAAGAGTGGCGAAGGCTTATCCATCAACTCGGCGAAGACTTCCTGCATGGACGCGCCGATGTTGATCCGAGAGACGGCGATGAGACTTGCAAAAACTGCGAGTTGTACACGATCTGCCGGATACAGGAAAACGTGTCGCTGCGCGAATTGATCGCAGAGGAAGAAGCCAGCGAAGCGGATTCTGCGAACGCACAGGGCGGAGGCTACGGTGAGTGA
- a CDS encoding gluconokinase, translated as MIVIVMGVSGSGKSYLANKLAEKTGWIFAEGDDYHSDANKAKMHAGTPLTDKDRAPWLATLHQLLASWQQQGTPGILTCSALKSTYREQLADGLPDARFVWLDPSRSVLMDRMAHRSGHFMPAALLDSQLATLQPPVSDPNTLRLDGTEPIEQEIDRILAWLQTTGVKPRTTESADTSDSSIPVDLHQR; from the coding sequence ATGATCGTAATCGTCATGGGAGTCAGCGGATCAGGTAAATCCTACCTGGCAAATAAACTGGCAGAGAAAACAGGCTGGATTTTCGCCGAGGGAGATGATTACCACTCCGACGCCAACAAAGCGAAGATGCATGCCGGTACTCCGCTCACCGACAAAGACCGGGCCCCCTGGCTCGCCACGCTGCATCAGCTGCTGGCCAGCTGGCAGCAGCAGGGAACTCCCGGCATCCTCACCTGCTCGGCGTTGAAGTCGACCTACCGAGAACAACTCGCCGACGGTCTCCCCGATGCCCGCTTTGTCTGGCTTGATCCGTCGCGCAGCGTGCTGATGGACCGCATGGCGCACCGTTCCGGCCACTTTATGCCCGCGGCGCTGCTCGACAGCCAGCTTGCCACCCTGCAGCCGCCTGTCAGCGATCCAAACACCCTCCGTTTGGACGGCACCGAGCCCATCGAACAGGAAATAGACCGGATTCTGGCCTGGCTGCAAACTACCGGCGTTAAACCTCGAACCACTGAATCGGCAGACACCTCAGACTCATCCATTCCAGTAGACTTGCACCAGAGATAA
- a CDS encoding SCO family protein, with the protein MKRPLLIALLSLSVAVFGCHKSPSDGDASATAATQFKTYPLRGKVVSTSSATGEVTLDAQAIPGFMEAMTMPYKLRDTRILGELHPGDIVTADVLVSQGSDASVFVDHFVVVGLAKPDYVPAAQFHVPQQGDVVPDFKLVNQDGHPIHLSQFHGKAVLLTFIYTSCPLPDFCPRVTRNFAAIEKSLAANPNLFAKTHLIAASFDPANDTPARLKSYGENYIRSDDPKAFVHFDFAVASKAGLPPMARFFDVGLTGETDGTITHTLSTTLIGPDGKVVRFYPGNEWTPEDLLSDVKKLFPNA; encoded by the coding sequence GTGAAACGCCCGCTGCTCATCGCCTTACTCTCACTCTCTGTGGCAGTTTTCGGCTGCCACAAATCCCCCTCCGACGGGGATGCGTCCGCCACCGCTGCAACCCAGTTCAAGACCTATCCCCTGCGCGGCAAAGTAGTTTCGACCAGCTCAGCCACCGGAGAAGTGACGCTGGATGCGCAAGCCATCCCTGGCTTCATGGAAGCCATGACCATGCCCTACAAGCTGCGTGATACCCGCATCCTGGGCGAGCTGCATCCCGGCGACATCGTCACCGCCGATGTTCTGGTGTCGCAGGGCTCCGACGCCAGCGTTTTTGTGGATCACTTCGTCGTCGTAGGTCTCGCCAAGCCGGATTATGTACCTGCCGCGCAGTTTCACGTCCCGCAGCAGGGCGACGTCGTGCCCGACTTCAAGCTCGTCAATCAGGATGGCCACCCAATCCATCTCTCCCAGTTCCACGGCAAAGCTGTGCTCCTCACCTTCATCTACACAAGCTGTCCGCTACCGGATTTTTGCCCGCGCGTAACGCGCAACTTCGCCGCGATTGAAAAATCACTGGCGGCCAATCCAAATCTCTTCGCCAAAACGCACCTGATCGCCGCCAGCTTTGATCCAGCGAACGATACGCCGGCCAGGCTGAAGAGCTACGGAGAAAACTACATCCGCAGCGACGATCCAAAGGCCTTTGTCCACTTCGACTTTGCCGTAGCCAGCAAGGCCGGACTGCCTCCGATGGCCAGGTTTTTTGACGTAGGCCTGACCGGCGAGACCGACGGCACCATCACGCACACCCTGTCCACCACGCTGATCGGTCCGGATGGCAAGGTGGTGCGCTTCTACCCCGGCAACGAGTGGACTCCGGAAGATCTGCTCTCCGACGTGAAAAAACTTTTTCCCAATGCATAA
- a CDS encoding ABC transporter ATP-binding protein translates to MATMRGGGIDMKAERGGHGRGKGGSDLPKRKVDIKKLWPTIWTLVKPRRWLLLAGFVLVAIKTVAGLTMPALSKYLLDDVLATAHPKPNLLPMLIAIVFAATIIQAITSYSLTQLLSKEGQKLISELRKRVQQHVGRLSVAYYDANRTGTLVSRIMNDVEGVRNLIGTGLVEFVGGMLTAVLAFAYLLHRSVTVTVTVFLVIGVFVVILQYGFKRVRPIFRERAKINAEVTGRLTESLGGVRVIKGYHAEEREASVFGQGVERLLKNVVSSLTMTSTLSSASTAVLGLVSAIVMWLGGHAVLNHGWTIGDYFSYNMFLAFMIAPVFQIVNIGTQLTEAFAGLDRTTEILAELEENSDPNRTRTMPPIHGTVKFEHVEFEYETGKPVLHDVNFLAQPGSVTALVGSSGSGKSTIISLICAFHNPVSGSVVVDGLDLATVDLNSYRSQLGVVLQDSFLFDGSIRDNVMFSRPGSTEEQFLSACRTARVDEFAERFPETYDTIVGERGVKLSGGQRQRLSIARALLAEPRILILDEATSSLDSESEAMIQAGLNQLMLGRTTFVIAHRLSTIRRADQILVVEGGRILERGNHEELYTLHGRYYDLYTRQHGLEENLFLAPGEGDAVPEVAR, encoded by the coding sequence ATGGCAACCATGCGAGGCGGCGGAATCGATATGAAAGCGGAGCGAGGCGGTCATGGCCGCGGCAAAGGTGGTTCTGACCTGCCCAAGCGCAAGGTAGACATCAAAAAGCTCTGGCCCACTATCTGGACGCTCGTCAAGCCGCGTCGCTGGCTGCTCCTCGCCGGCTTCGTCCTGGTCGCCATCAAGACCGTCGCGGGCCTCACCATGCCCGCGCTCAGCAAGTACCTGCTGGACGACGTACTCGCCACTGCACACCCCAAGCCAAACCTGCTGCCGATGTTGATTGCAATCGTCTTTGCCGCCACCATCATCCAGGCAATCACTTCGTACTCGCTGACACAACTGCTTTCAAAAGAGGGGCAAAAGCTCATCTCTGAACTGCGCAAGCGGGTTCAGCAGCACGTTGGCCGATTGTCGGTGGCCTACTACGACGCCAACCGCACCGGCACACTCGTCTCCCGCATCATGAATGACGTTGAAGGCGTCCGCAACCTCATCGGTACCGGCCTTGTAGAATTCGTCGGCGGTATGCTGACCGCTGTTCTCGCCTTCGCTTACCTCCTCCACCGAAGCGTCACCGTGACCGTCACAGTCTTTCTGGTCATCGGAGTCTTCGTCGTAATCCTGCAATACGGCTTCAAACGCGTCCGCCCCATCTTTCGTGAACGCGCCAAGATCAATGCTGAAGTCACCGGCCGTCTGACCGAGTCTCTCGGCGGCGTTCGCGTCATCAAGGGCTATCACGCCGAGGAGCGCGAGGCCTCCGTCTTCGGCCAGGGCGTGGAGCGTCTGCTCAAAAACGTTGTCAGCTCACTCACCATGACCAGTACGCTTTCATCCGCGTCCACCGCGGTCCTTGGCCTGGTTTCGGCGATTGTGATGTGGCTCGGCGGCCACGCCGTTCTCAATCATGGATGGACCATCGGCGACTACTTCTCTTACAACATGTTTCTCGCCTTCATGATCGCTCCCGTTTTTCAGATCGTGAACATCGGTACGCAACTCACAGAGGCTTTCGCGGGCCTTGATCGCACCACGGAAATTCTCGCCGAACTCGAAGAAAACTCCGATCCCAACCGCACACGAACCATGCCGCCAATCCACGGCACAGTTAAGTTCGAGCATGTGGAGTTTGAATACGAAACCGGTAAGCCCGTTCTGCACGACGTAAATTTTCTAGCTCAGCCGGGCAGCGTCACTGCTCTTGTCGGCTCATCCGGCTCCGGCAAATCCACCATCATCAGCCTGATCTGCGCCTTCCACAATCCCGTTTCCGGCAGCGTCGTTGTCGATGGACTGGATCTGGCGACAGTCGATCTCAATAGCTACCGTTCGCAGCTAGGAGTAGTGCTCCAGGACTCGTTCCTTTTTGATGGATCCATCCGCGATAACGTGATGTTCTCGCGCCCCGGCTCAACCGAAGAACAGTTTCTCTCCGCCTGCCGTACCGCGCGCGTCGATGAATTTGCCGAGCGCTTTCCCGAGACATACGACACCATCGTCGGCGAACGCGGCGTCAAGCTCTCCGGCGGTCAACGCCAGCGCCTGTCTATCGCTCGCGCATTGCTGGCCGAGCCGCGCATCCTCATCCTCGACGAAGCAACCAGTTCACTCGACTCCGAATCGGAAGCGATGATCCAGGCAGGCTTAAACCAACTCATGCTGGGCCGGACGACCTTCGTCATCGCTCATCGCCTGTCCACAATCCGTCGCGCCGACCAGATTCTCGTCGTCGAAGGTGGCCGCATTCTCGAACGTGGCAACCACGAAGAACTGTACACCCTGCATGGCCGCTACTACGACCTCTACACCCGCCAGCACGGCCTCGAAGAGAACCTCTTCTTAGCCCCCGGCGAAGGCGACGCAGTTCCGGAAGTAGCTCGTTAG
- a CDS encoding UvrD-helicase domain-containing protein, producing MSEVIAIRNSFVPPDQAERSRALDPNRSFLVQAPAGSGKTYLLTQRFLRLLGQAEKPDEIVAITFTKAAAAEMRNRILAELEKAEATTEEAIGLEIDAESLGALARRALDRSTLLGWQILDQPSQLRITTIDAFCRGLALQSPLGWGLLSGLGGRLELVEHPQELYRRAARQTINSLRHADSPERQSVEALLLWRDNNWKDVEDQIVQMLGARNRWYQDFVFAREVDWSALRLRLEAPFLRGVRKQLHHLCGKLDALGGCREFALELARFACEECGKNSPLSLAERAEILSVPFADLEEIEEAIAGHGDLARFLLTKDGDWRSERGLTKNEGFPATPQGRAQKQRFGELVKSLEEESGLLSALAAFLKPIPLRYTEEEWELVRHCFAVLRAAAVELQLVFAETGGVDFTEVAQIALRILAPDENGLPSDIAQQQADGIRHLLVDEFQDTSRNQHQLLARLIAAWPEREGRSCFCVGDPMQSIYGFREAEVELFERLKTHGLEIESIHSINGAEPFHFDFVPLRANFRTAPSLVADLNDHFEQIFAEDDGSGVQFSPAIAARSSESSARIELHLAFTGPNQTGPKQKDAEPPLPGDSEVTGQAQLDAMVALIQTHLQKMAAARAAANGDGKYRIAVLGRTKKSLILVAEALREAGIGFRAIDLVPLRERPEVLDVLALARAVLNPVDRTAWLGVLRAPWCGLSLADLHLLTSADDATVMATSIPELLSHRLPELTGQEQAGPELTKPELMKQALLSQQGQAAAARVGRVLREAMDVRSSGASTALGTWLESIWKSLGGEDVVNLEQRENLRLLWSALDKLPDSEVDLLGPGFDAALEKLCALPDPEASSDYGVQLMTIHKSKGLEFEVVIVPELGARGKMSDQTMLSWLERGLADSDDSGDGLDQLSGELTEFLIAPFQPKGQEAGDAKSWVDGVKRHREIQEMRRVLYVAATRAREELHLFARPRFTVNKKGESALVTPSTSLLATAWPALEATVQARFEEWIAEQIEQQPEIVETLAAVSDAAADDNGITDNLVQMPARSVSRPTKLSRLPVDYARPSSSDRHFGSETSSASSSTAPEETALYARTEGGIYSRVEGKAIHSLLDRLSQLRQRMEPGEAALALAEEVPGITADIRGNGVPMAEARKIAARALATVQTITTDAIGAWILTPHPQAASESHWTGLIGGRQWNLRPDRVFLTPEPNATNPNTEPVWWIIDYKSSLAEGADFADEAVRARFFNQHRNRHAGQLAAYAQVLRSLNGPDIPIRVGIYYPRHLLFDAWDG from the coding sequence GTGAGTGAAGTGATCGCTATCCGCAACTCGTTTGTGCCTCCGGACCAGGCAGAGCGAAGCCGCGCGCTCGATCCGAATCGATCTTTTCTGGTGCAGGCACCGGCGGGTTCGGGCAAGACTTATCTACTGACACAGCGATTTTTGCGCCTGCTTGGGCAGGCTGAAAAACCGGATGAGATTGTCGCCATCACCTTTACCAAGGCTGCGGCGGCGGAGATGCGTAACCGCATTCTTGCGGAGTTGGAAAAGGCTGAGGCGACAACGGAAGAAGCAATCGGCCTGGAGATTGATGCGGAGAGTTTGGGTGCATTAGCTCGCCGCGCGCTGGATCGGTCAACGCTGCTTGGCTGGCAGATACTCGATCAGCCGAGCCAGTTGCGCATTACGACGATCGACGCATTTTGCCGCGGGCTTGCGTTGCAGAGTCCGCTGGGATGGGGCTTGCTTTCGGGGCTCGGCGGACGGCTTGAGCTGGTGGAGCATCCACAGGAACTATATCGACGCGCGGCACGACAAACGATCAATTCTCTTCGTCATGCCGACTCGCCGGAGCGGCAATCGGTAGAGGCTCTGCTGCTGTGGCGAGACAACAACTGGAAGGATGTTGAGGACCAGATTGTCCAGATGCTGGGCGCGCGCAATCGCTGGTACCAGGACTTTGTCTTTGCCCGCGAGGTGGATTGGAGCGCGTTGCGCCTTCGCCTGGAAGCCCCATTTCTTCGCGGCGTCCGCAAGCAGTTACATCATCTTTGCGGCAAGCTGGATGCGCTTGGAGGCTGCCGTGAGTTTGCTCTGGAGCTGGCGCGATTTGCATGCGAAGAGTGTGGGAAAAATTCGCCATTAAGTCTTGCGGAACGTGCCGAGATACTGAGCGTTCCCTTTGCGGATCTTGAGGAGATTGAAGAAGCGATTGCCGGTCATGGCGACCTGGCGCGATTTCTTCTTACGAAAGACGGCGATTGGCGATCCGAACGCGGACTGACCAAGAACGAAGGGTTTCCTGCGACACCGCAGGGCCGGGCGCAGAAACAGCGGTTTGGCGAGCTGGTCAAAAGCCTGGAAGAAGAGAGCGGATTGTTATCGGCGCTGGCGGCTTTTCTGAAGCCTATCCCGCTGCGATATACCGAGGAAGAATGGGAGCTGGTACGCCATTGCTTTGCCGTGCTGAGGGCTGCAGCGGTGGAGCTGCAACTGGTCTTTGCCGAAACGGGTGGAGTGGATTTTACCGAGGTGGCGCAGATCGCGTTACGCATCCTCGCGCCGGACGAGAACGGCTTGCCCTCGGACATTGCACAGCAGCAGGCCGACGGCATTCGCCATTTGCTGGTGGACGAGTTCCAGGACACAAGCCGCAATCAGCACCAGTTGCTTGCGCGTCTCATCGCGGCATGGCCGGAGCGCGAGGGGCGAAGCTGCTTTTGCGTGGGCGATCCGATGCAGTCGATTTATGGATTTCGCGAGGCGGAGGTTGAGCTTTTTGAACGCCTTAAAACGCATGGGTTGGAGATTGAAAGCATCCATAGCATCAATGGCGCAGAGCCGTTTCATTTTGACTTTGTGCCGCTACGGGCCAACTTTAGGACGGCACCAAGCCTGGTCGCGGATCTGAACGACCACTTCGAGCAAATCTTTGCCGAGGACGATGGCAGTGGCGTGCAGTTTTCTCCTGCGATCGCTGCGCGGAGTTCGGAATCGAGCGCAAGGATCGAGCTGCATCTGGCTTTCACCGGACCTAATCAGACCGGGCCTAAGCAAAAGGACGCAGAGCCGCCTCTTCCCGGCGACTCCGAAGTTACCGGCCAGGCGCAGTTGGATGCGATGGTGGCGCTCATTCAGACTCATCTGCAAAAGATGGCCGCTGCCCGCGCCGCGGCAAACGGTGACGGTAAATATCGCATCGCTGTTCTCGGGCGCACGAAGAAGTCGCTGATATTGGTGGCCGAGGCGCTGCGCGAGGCGGGCATCGGCTTTCGGGCCATCGATCTGGTTCCGCTACGCGAGCGGCCCGAGGTGCTGGACGTTCTTGCATTGGCACGAGCTGTTCTCAATCCGGTTGACCGTACAGCCTGGCTGGGAGTTCTGCGTGCACCGTGGTGCGGTCTTTCGCTGGCGGACCTGCATCTGCTGACCAGTGCCGATGACGCAACGGTCATGGCGACTTCGATACCGGAGTTGCTGTCCCATCGTTTGCCGGAGCTGACCGGACAGGAACAGGCTGGGCCGGAACTGACGAAACCGGAACTGATGAAACAGGCGCTGCTTAGCCAGCAGGGGCAGGCTGCGGCTGCGCGTGTTGGCCGCGTATTGCGAGAGGCTATGGATGTTCGCAGTTCGGGAGCCAGTACGGCGCTGGGTACGTGGCTTGAATCCATCTGGAAGTCGCTGGGTGGTGAGGATGTGGTGAATCTGGAGCAGCGTGAGAATCTGCGGCTGCTCTGGTCTGCGCTCGATAAACTGCCGGACAGCGAGGTTGACCTGCTCGGGCCGGGATTCGATGCAGCGCTGGAGAAGCTATGCGCGCTGCCCGATCCGGAGGCAAGCAGTGATTACGGAGTGCAGTTGATGACCATTCACAAATCCAAAGGACTGGAGTTTGAGGTGGTGATCGTGCCGGAACTGGGCGCTCGGGGCAAGATGTCTGATCAGACGATGCTCTCGTGGCTGGAACGGGGGCTGGCGGATTCGGATGATAGCGGGGATGGACTGGATCAATTAAGCGGCGAATTAACCGAATTCCTCATTGCGCCTTTCCAGCCCAAGGGGCAGGAAGCGGGCGATGCCAAGAGCTGGGTGGATGGGGTGAAGCGGCATCGCGAAATTCAGGAGATGCGGCGGGTACTCTATGTTGCCGCAACGCGTGCCCGGGAAGAGCTTCATCTCTTTGCGCGGCCACGTTTTACTGTGAACAAAAAGGGCGAGTCTGCGCTCGTCACTCCATCCACGAGTCTGCTGGCGACGGCATGGCCCGCGCTGGAGGCTACGGTTCAGGCGCGGTTTGAAGAGTGGATCGCAGAGCAAATCGAGCAGCAGCCGGAAATCGTAGAGACGCTAGCCGCGGTATCGGATGCGGCGGCGGATGATAACGGGATCACGGACAATCTCGTACAGATGCCTGCTCGCTCCGTCAGCAGGCCGACGAAATTGAGCAGACTACCGGTGGATTACGCCAGACCCTCTTCATCCGACAGGCACTTTGGAAGCGAAACTTCTTCTGCCAGCTCCTCAACCGCGCCAGAAGAAACAGCGCTCTATGCTCGTACGGAAGGCGGAATCTATTCGCGCGTGGAGGGCAAGGCGATTCATTCTCTGCTGGACCGTTTAAGCCAGCTTCGCCAGCGGATGGAGCCCGGCGAAGCAGCGCTTGCCCTGGCCGAAGAAGTTCCGGGGATTACGGCGGATATTCGAGGCAACGGAGTTCCGATGGCAGAGGCGCGGAAGATTGCCGCCCGCGCTCTGGCCACTGTGCAGACAATAACGACGGATGCTATTGGGGCGTGGATTTTGACGCCGCATCCGCAGGCGGCCTCTGAAAGTCACTGGACGGGCCTGATTGGAGGCAGGCAATGGAATCTGCGTCCGGACCGGGTTTTTCTCACGCCTGAACCGAACGCAACGAATCCGAATACGGAGCCGGTATGGTGGATCATCGACTACAAAAGTAGCCTTGCCGAGGGAGCCGACTTCGCTGATGAAGCGGTTCGGGCTCGTTTTTTCAACCAGCACAGGAACCGACATGCCGGCCAGCTCGCTGCCTATGCGCAGGTTTTACGCAGTCTCAATGGGCCGGACATTCCAATTCGGGTCGGGATCTATTACCCCCGGCATCTACTTTTCGACGCGTGGGACGGCTGA